A single window of Sphingobacterium sp. ML3W DNA harbors:
- a CDS encoding helix-turn-helix transcriptional regulator, protein MIIKAKIKQHNEWLFWEELPEISSINTTLSEKHIAISKNPINISTYQILSRGLFVLCADMHVSAPVDIISEIEGEAVVSQFILSKSESVQGFTFSKHNIRYIPSLYEEHPIQSNQDFLYFMVIMTPELYQNMISIHTPLHLEFKEKMKEKKVISIVEEDLYVTTEMKALIDDIRTTTNKNELKQIFVNARILELIMLQFEQFSFISDKLNDILKIEDVQKLEEAQRILRNNFMNPPTHKQLSKLVLLNEFKLRNGFKQHFGTTIYNYITRIRMEEAKRLILNENKNMYEVSTIVGFKHQASFTHAFKKYYGLLPSEISR, encoded by the coding sequence ATGATTATAAAAGCAAAGATAAAACAACATAATGAATGGCTATTTTGGGAAGAACTTCCTGAAATAAGCTCTATCAATACCACTTTATCTGAGAAACATATTGCAATCAGTAAAAACCCCATTAATATCAGTACGTATCAGATTTTAAGTAGAGGCTTATTTGTTCTCTGTGCTGATATGCATGTCTCCGCTCCTGTTGATATCATCTCAGAAATCGAAGGCGAAGCTGTTGTCAGTCAGTTCATCCTCAGCAAGTCAGAATCCGTACAAGGTTTTACTTTTAGCAAACATAATATACGCTATATCCCTTCTCTGTATGAAGAACATCCCATACAGAGCAATCAAGATTTCTTATACTTCATGGTCATTATGACACCTGAACTCTATCAGAACATGATCAGTATCCATACTCCACTTCATCTGGAATTTAAAGAAAAAATGAAAGAAAAAAAGGTGATTTCTATTGTAGAAGAGGATCTATATGTTACTACAGAAATGAAGGCTCTCATTGATGATATCCGAACCACAACCAACAAAAACGAATTGAAACAAATATTTGTTAATGCGCGCATCCTCGAACTGATTATGCTTCAATTTGAGCAATTTAGCTTCATAAGTGATAAATTAAACGATATTCTAAAAATTGAAGATGTACAGAAGCTAGAGGAAGCACAACGTATTCTTCGCAATAACTTTATGAATCCGCCGACTCATAAGCAATTATCAAAATTAGTTCTCTTAAATGAATTTAAATTGCGTAATGGATTCAAACAACACTTCGGTACAACAATATACAATTACATCACTCGAATACGCATGGAAGAAGCGAAGCGTCTCATTTTGAATGAAAATAAAAACATGTATGAAGTAAGCACTATCGTAGGCTTCAAGCATCAAGCCAGTTTCACGCATGCCTTTAAAAAATATTACGGCTTACTCCCCTCAGAAATAAGCCGTTAG
- a CDS encoding ferredoxin--NADP reductase has translation MHKLKITNIITRENQNVSIDFESVSGDFPTYKAGQFLTLSFEFGDREVRRSYSFSSSPDVDESLSITVKRVENGEISRFLHHKIQQGDVVHALEPQGLFTYEPVVDTNRTVFLFAAGIGITPLFSILKTALVRENSSKIVLVYSNSSPEVTPFKEELQEWAAKYPDRLQIIWIYSNSKHLMTARLNRDYIFSILKNHMPVSPEEVLFYTCGPVVYMDLCRFTLLGMGFEESQIKRETFLLPENEEDDDDETEKEVNKTSYSIKLNFQGQSYDLMIPYNKSILDVGLEHKIKLPYSCKSGMCSTCISNCSQGKVRMDYNEVLTDREVDNGRILLCTAHPVEEGTVVDVY, from the coding sequence ATGCACAAGCTAAAAATTACGAATATTATCACACGTGAAAATCAAAATGTATCCATTGATTTCGAATCTGTTTCAGGAGATTTCCCTACTTATAAAGCCGGTCAGTTTTTGACACTATCCTTTGAATTTGGAGATCGAGAGGTGAGGAGGTCGTATTCGTTTAGCAGTTCCCCTGATGTCGATGAATCTCTGAGCATTACAGTTAAACGGGTTGAGAATGGTGAAATCTCTCGTTTTTTACACCATAAGATTCAGCAAGGTGATGTCGTTCATGCATTAGAACCGCAGGGGTTATTTACTTATGAGCCTGTTGTGGATACGAATCGGACTGTGTTTTTATTCGCTGCAGGTATCGGTATCACGCCATTGTTTTCCATTCTGAAGACCGCATTGGTTCGAGAGAATAGCTCCAAGATTGTATTGGTCTATAGTAATAGTTCTCCTGAAGTGACTCCATTTAAAGAAGAATTACAAGAATGGGCTGCAAAGTATCCGGATCGTTTGCAGATTATTTGGATTTATTCAAACAGTAAGCACCTGATGACGGCTAGATTAAATAGGGATTACATTTTTTCTATTCTTAAGAATCATATGCCAGTTAGCCCTGAAGAAGTTTTGTTTTATACTTGCGGACCTGTTGTATATATGGATTTATGCCGTTTTACTTTATTGGGAATGGGGTTTGAAGAATCGCAAATAAAGCGGGAAACATTTTTACTTCCTGAAAATGAAGAGGATGATGATGACGAAACGGAAAAGGAGGTTAATAAAACGAGTTACTCCATTAAGTTAAATTTTCAGGGACAAAGTTATGATTTAATGATTCCTTACAATAAATCCATCCTCGACGTAGGTCTTGAACATAAAATTAAGTTACCCTATTCCTGTAAGTCGGGTATGTGCAGCACCTGTATATCAAATTGTTCGCAGGGTAAAGTACGTATGGACTACAATGAAGTATTGACTGATCGCGAGGTTGATAATGGGCGGATTTTGCTATGTACGGCTCATCCTGTTGAAGAGGGCACGGTGGTGGACGTGTATTGA
- a CDS encoding acetoacetate--CoA ligase, whose product MMSNLLWEPSVTYKQESSLYQFKQFVAQKRHLKLEAYSELWDWSVSQKEEFWEDIVVFFDVQFHHPYQQIFESTSQGFIGSKWFIDGTLNYSEHIFRKATTQRPALLFKEENKPLQAVSWETLERMVRSLQQYLLGQGIVSGDRVVAVLRNSPASIALFLAVNSIGAIWSCCSPDFGQASVLERFAQVTPKLLFADAQYSYNGKLFNIKDAMTALGSSLETLVQDVVFVEGEVWKGILSQDTGQPLTFKAVPFDHPIWVLYSSGTTGKPKAITHSCGGILVEHFKALGLHQNVQEGERFIWYATTGWMMWNYALSSLLLGATLCIYEGALVYPEKLSFWDFIEEYKIDHVGAGAAYYIASQHAELTQPRFQPKTIGSTGSPLPPQTFSWLQKQFPQTQIISLSGGTDVCSAFLSGNPMLPVYAGEIQCLTLGSKIEAYNENGESVVNEVGELVITMPMPSMPIYFWNDNGNVQYHTSYFEKYPGVWCHGDWIKFTEHQGIIVYGRSDATLNRGGVRIGTAEIYNVLNTFPEIADSLIICLDHDDGTSTMPLYVKMEHGMLLTENLKSAIKLQLRKSYSPRHVPDEILEVPAIPYTLSGKKLEIPVKKIMMGTPVEKAISLDVLKDSKSLDFWINTLNNKV is encoded by the coding sequence ATGATGAGTAATTTACTATGGGAGCCCTCTGTGACCTATAAACAAGAGTCTTCACTGTACCAATTTAAGCAATTTGTAGCTCAGAAAAGGCATCTAAAACTAGAGGCCTATTCCGAACTGTGGGACTGGTCGGTATCGCAAAAAGAAGAATTTTGGGAAGATATCGTTGTGTTTTTTGATGTGCAGTTCCATCATCCTTATCAACAGATTTTTGAATCAACTTCACAAGGTTTTATCGGTTCTAAATGGTTTATTGACGGCACACTGAACTATTCGGAGCATATTTTTCGAAAGGCTACTACCCAACGACCAGCACTATTGTTTAAAGAGGAAAATAAGCCTCTGCAGGCTGTTTCTTGGGAAACCCTAGAGAGAATGGTCCGCTCATTGCAACAATACCTCTTGGGTCAGGGAATAGTGTCAGGCGACCGCGTAGTTGCTGTATTGAGAAATAGCCCCGCCTCTATTGCGTTATTTTTAGCGGTGAATAGCATTGGGGCTATTTGGTCATGTTGTTCACCCGACTTTGGACAGGCCAGTGTTTTGGAGCGATTTGCTCAAGTGACCCCCAAGCTCTTATTCGCTGATGCACAATACTCGTATAATGGTAAATTGTTTAATATTAAGGACGCCATGACTGCCTTGGGTTCTAGTTTAGAGACTTTAGTGCAAGATGTTGTTTTTGTGGAGGGAGAAGTTTGGAAGGGTATTCTATCGCAGGATACGGGACAACCTTTAACTTTTAAGGCAGTTCCTTTTGACCATCCAATTTGGGTCTTATATTCTTCAGGGACTACAGGAAAACCCAAAGCGATAACACATAGTTGTGGAGGGATATTGGTGGAGCATTTTAAAGCTTTGGGCTTGCATCAAAATGTGCAGGAAGGAGAACGCTTTATTTGGTATGCGACCACAGGATGGATGATGTGGAACTATGCTTTATCATCTCTCTTGCTTGGGGCTACACTTTGTATATATGAGGGGGCATTGGTGTATCCTGAAAAATTGTCTTTTTGGGATTTTATTGAAGAATATAAAATCGACCATGTGGGAGCGGGTGCTGCTTATTATATTGCAAGTCAGCACGCTGAGCTGACACAACCGCGCTTTCAACCCAAAACAATTGGTTCTACAGGCTCTCCGCTTCCGCCGCAGACTTTTTCTTGGCTGCAAAAGCAGTTTCCGCAGACGCAAATCATTTCGCTAAGTGGTGGTACCGATGTTTGTAGTGCTTTCTTATCTGGAAACCCTATGCTTCCGGTATATGCAGGAGAAATCCAATGCCTAACTTTGGGGTCAAAGATCGAAGCGTATAATGAAAATGGAGAGTCCGTAGTGAATGAGGTTGGCGAATTGGTGATTACGATGCCCATGCCTTCTATGCCCATATATTTTTGGAATGATAATGGTAATGTGCAATATCATACGAGTTACTTTGAGAAATATCCGGGAGTTTGGTGCCATGGTGATTGGATAAAGTTTACGGAGCATCAGGGTATTATTGTATATGGTCGTTCTGATGCGACTTTGAATAGGGGTGGGGTTCGCATCGGTACGGCTGAAATATACAATGTACTGAATACATTTCCAGAAATAGCTGATAGTTTAATCATCTGTTTGGATCATGATGATGGGACATCAACGATGCCGTTGTATGTGAAAATGGAGCATGGAATGCTGTTGACGGAAAATCTTAAATCGGCCATTAAGTTACAGTTGAGAAAAAGCTATAGTCCTCGACATGTACCTGATGAAATTTTGGAGGTACCTGCAATCCCTTATACCCTGAGTGGTAAGAAACTGGAAATTCCTGTAAAGAAGATCATGATGGGAACCCCTGTGGAAAAAGCTATAAGTCTTGATGTTTTAAAAGATTCGAAATCTTTAGATTTTTGGATAAATACACTGAATAACAAAGTTTAG
- a CDS encoding enoyl-CoA hydratase/isomerase family protein, with product MYSDVNYRFIKKRIENHVFYLTLARPEKRNAFTAAMIDEIHHALQFANSDPEIRVLVLDAEGPIFCAGMDLKAFENPVFEDRVKAIPHVNLSLGEVMSQFNKPSIAVVQGDVIAGGFLLLLECTYVFAHSAVQFSLPEVQIGLFPFQVLVGLLKHLPYHKALDMCIQSEVITAQDMKSMGIVYELLDQRPEVLPALFTKLCSAAPLAVKMGFEAAKQLGGLKSTEQYAFLLEQLEKLRSSHDFKEGMAARAEKRTPNWKGV from the coding sequence ATGTATTCTGATGTAAATTATAGGTTTATAAAGAAAAGAATCGAAAATCATGTGTTTTACTTAACACTTGCACGTCCCGAAAAGCGTAATGCATTCACTGCGGCGATGATTGATGAGATTCATCATGCATTACAATTCGCAAATTCAGACCCTGAAATTCGGGTATTGGTATTAGATGCGGAAGGACCAATATTTTGCGCTGGGATGGATTTGAAAGCTTTTGAAAATCCAGTTTTTGAGGATCGGGTAAAAGCGATTCCGCATGTGAATTTATCATTGGGAGAAGTCATGTCTCAATTCAATAAACCATCGATCGCAGTCGTGCAAGGAGATGTTATTGCTGGAGGATTTCTGCTGCTTTTGGAATGTACTTATGTTTTTGCGCATTCGGCTGTGCAGTTCTCTTTGCCTGAGGTTCAGATCGGTTTATTTCCATTTCAGGTCTTAGTTGGCTTACTGAAACATTTACCTTATCATAAAGCTTTGGATATGTGTATCCAATCAGAGGTAATTACGGCGCAGGATATGAAGAGTATGGGCATCGTATATGAACTTTTAGACCAAAGGCCGGAGGTCTTGCCCGCTTTGTTTACTAAGCTATGTTCTGCGGCACCTTTAGCGGTTAAGATGGGCTTTGAGGCAGCTAAGCAATTGGGTGGTCTTAAATCGACTGAACAGTACGCTTTTTTACTTGAGCAATTAGAAAAATTGAGATCAAGTCATGACTTTAAGGAGGGTATGGCCGCGCGAGCGGAAAAAAGAACGCCTAATTGGAAAGGTGTATAA
- a CDS encoding hydroxymethylglutaryl-CoA lyase, giving the protein MPKREDIILVECPRDAIQGISRFIPTEKKVKYLNMLLQSELFDWLDCGSFVSPKAVPQLVDTEEVLEQLYPSNKTKLLAIVANEQGASRAVKSENLTYLGYPFSISEVFQQRNTNASIADSFERLKGIVEMAMSHQKEMVVYISMAFGNPFGDDWSNELVLDWMGKIAALGVVEFSFADTTSEASLSQITQLFEQAILQFPALNIGAHFHSPKWSSLEKINAAYLAGCRKFDGAILGFGGCPFAEDELVGNIPTEDLLGYFEGKYEDKILTLSSEFIKIIS; this is encoded by the coding sequence ATGCCTAAAAGAGAAGATATAATTTTGGTGGAATGCCCACGAGATGCCATTCAGGGTATATCGCGATTTATTCCGACGGAAAAAAAAGTGAAGTATTTAAATATGCTTTTGCAGAGTGAACTTTTCGATTGGCTTGATTGTGGGTCATTCGTATCGCCAAAGGCTGTTCCGCAGCTTGTAGATACGGAAGAAGTACTGGAACAGTTGTATCCATCTAATAAAACTAAATTATTGGCTATTGTTGCCAATGAACAAGGCGCTTCTCGTGCAGTGAAATCTGAAAATCTCACCTATTTGGGTTATCCCTTTTCGATATCAGAGGTTTTTCAACAACGCAATACAAATGCATCCATTGCGGATTCATTTGAACGTTTGAAAGGCATTGTGGAGATGGCCATGAGCCATCAAAAAGAAATGGTCGTCTATATTTCAATGGCTTTTGGAAATCCGTTTGGTGATGATTGGAGCAATGAGCTAGTTCTAGATTGGATGGGGAAAATTGCAGCGTTGGGTGTTGTCGAGTTCTCGTTCGCAGATACAACTTCTGAGGCTTCATTGTCGCAGATAACACAGCTCTTTGAACAGGCTATTTTACAATTTCCTGCCTTGAATATCGGTGCCCATTTTCATTCACCAAAGTGGAGTAGTCTTGAAAAAATTAATGCGGCTTACTTAGCAGGCTGTCGAAAATTTGATGGCGCTATTCTGGGGTTTGGTGGTTGTCCATTTGCAGAAGATGAATTGGTCGGTAACATTCCGACGGAAGATTTATTGGGCTATTTCGAAGGGAAATATGAGGATAAAATACTGACCTTAAGTAGTGAGTTTATTAAAATAATATCTTAA
- a CDS encoding acyl-CoA dehydrogenase family protein, with product MFIENEQQMMMIRQSARDFAEIHIRPYIMEWDESQTFPVALFKKLGEHGFMGIIVPEAYGGSGFGYQEYITILDEISKVCGSIGLSLAAHNSLCTNHILSFANDSQKQKYLPKLATGEWLGAWGLTETGSGSDAGGLATVAVRDGDYFVLNGSKNFITHAISSDVAVVLARTGDKGDKKGVTAFIIEKGTEGFSAGKKENKLGMRASETACLFFDNCRIHEEQMIGEEGQGFVQALKLLDGGRISIAALSLGIARGAYECALKYANEREQFNQKIFEFQAVGFKLAEMATDIEAAELLTRKAGYMKDKGERISKIGAMAKLYASEAAVSVSNESVQIFGGYGFTKDYPAEKFFRDAKLCTIGEGTSSIQKMVISREIQKDA from the coding sequence ATGTTTATTGAAAATGAACAACAAATGATGATGATCCGCCAAAGTGCTCGAGACTTTGCAGAAATTCATATTCGTCCCTACATCATGGAATGGGATGAGTCACAAACATTCCCTGTGGCTTTATTTAAGAAATTAGGTGAGCATGGTTTTATGGGTATTATTGTTCCTGAAGCGTATGGTGGCTCTGGTTTTGGATATCAGGAGTACATTACTATTTTGGATGAGATCTCCAAAGTATGCGGTTCAATTGGCCTTTCGTTGGCAGCACATAATTCGTTGTGCACAAATCACATTTTAAGTTTTGCCAATGACAGCCAGAAACAAAAATATTTGCCCAAATTGGCGACCGGAGAATGGCTTGGTGCTTGGGGGCTTACAGAAACAGGTTCGGGGTCTGATGCTGGAGGTTTAGCTACGGTAGCGGTTCGAGATGGTGATTATTTTGTGCTTAATGGATCTAAAAACTTCATTACACATGCTATTAGTTCAGATGTGGCTGTTGTACTTGCTCGTACGGGTGACAAAGGTGATAAAAAAGGAGTTACTGCTTTTATTATCGAAAAGGGAACAGAAGGGTTCTCTGCCGGTAAGAAAGAAAACAAACTCGGTATGCGTGCTTCAGAAACAGCATGTCTCTTTTTTGACAATTGTCGTATTCATGAGGAGCAGATGATCGGTGAGGAAGGTCAGGGCTTTGTTCAGGCATTGAAATTGCTGGACGGTGGACGTATTTCAATTGCTGCATTATCGCTTGGTATAGCACGTGGCGCTTATGAATGTGCGTTGAAATATGCCAATGAGCGGGAGCAATTCAATCAGAAGATTTTTGAATTTCAAGCTGTGGGCTTTAAGCTTGCTGAAATGGCTACTGACATTGAGGCTGCGGAATTATTGACTCGTAAGGCGGGCTATATGAAGGATAAAGGAGAGCGTATTTCTAAAATCGGAGCGATGGCTAAGTTGTATGCTTCAGAAGCTGCGGTTTCCGTATCGAATGAGTCGGTGCAGATCTTTGGTGGTTATGGTTTTACAAAAGATTACCCTGCAGAGAAATTTTTTAGAGATGCAAAATTATGTACAATTGGGGAAGGCACTTCTAGTATTCAGAAGATGGTGATTTCCAGAGAGATTCAAAAAGATGCCTAA
- a CDS encoding acyl-CoA carboxylase subunit beta encodes MNALLVELEQKRAQLRLGGGEDKIKKLKAKGKLTAWERIEYLLDSNKEYIELAQFAGDNMYNEEGGCPNAGVVCVLGYVKDELCVIVSNDATVKAGAWFPISCKKNLRAQEVAMENKIPIIYLVDSAGVFLPMQDQIFPDKEHFGRIFRNNAKMSAMGIPQIAAIMGSCVAGGAYLPIMSDYAFIVEGMGSVFLAGPYLVKSAIGETVDAETLGGASTHSDISGVTDNKFPDEASCLDAIKGVMDKLGTHPKAGFNRKESKAPVRKTEEIAQILPLDRTKPYSMHKLLETLVDEGSFEEYKKDYGKTIVCGLARIDGWAVGIVANQREIVKAKKPAGAIEMQMGGVIYSDSADKAARFIMNCNQQLIPLVFLQDVTGFMVGSRSEQGGIIKDGAKMVNAMANSVVPKFTFIIGNSYGAGNYAMCGKAYDPRLIYAWPTAQIAVMSGAAAGNTLLQIQESALKSKGVNISEEEKNNLLDDIKKRYKEQLSPYYAAARIWVDGVIRPDETRNVISLGIEAANHNPITERYNVGVIQT; translated from the coding sequence ATGAATGCACTACTTGTAGAGTTAGAACAAAAGAGAGCACAACTTCGTTTGGGAGGTGGTGAAGATAAAATCAAAAAATTAAAAGCTAAAGGAAAGTTGACCGCTTGGGAACGTATCGAATATTTACTCGACAGCAACAAGGAGTATATCGAACTTGCCCAATTTGCTGGAGATAATATGTACAACGAAGAAGGCGGTTGTCCAAATGCTGGCGTTGTATGTGTACTTGGGTATGTAAAGGACGAGTTATGCGTCATTGTCTCCAATGATGCGACAGTAAAAGCAGGTGCTTGGTTTCCGATCAGCTGTAAGAAAAACCTACGCGCTCAAGAGGTCGCAATGGAAAACAAGATTCCCATCATCTACTTGGTTGACTCCGCTGGAGTTTTTTTACCTATGCAAGATCAAATATTCCCAGATAAAGAGCATTTTGGACGCATTTTCAGAAACAATGCTAAAATGTCGGCCATGGGTATACCACAGATTGCTGCCATCATGGGAAGCTGTGTTGCTGGAGGTGCTTACCTACCAATCATGTCCGATTACGCATTCATCGTTGAAGGAATGGGCTCCGTATTCTTAGCTGGCCCCTACCTCGTTAAATCGGCTATAGGAGAAACTGTAGATGCTGAAACACTAGGTGGTGCAAGTACTCATTCTGATATCTCAGGGGTAACAGACAATAAGTTTCCAGATGAAGCAAGTTGTCTAGATGCAATAAAAGGCGTTATGGATAAACTTGGTACACATCCAAAAGCAGGTTTTAATAGAAAAGAATCGAAAGCCCCCGTAAGAAAAACCGAGGAAATAGCACAAATACTACCATTAGACCGTACCAAACCTTATTCCATGCACAAACTCTTAGAAACTCTGGTTGATGAAGGAAGTTTTGAAGAATATAAAAAGGACTATGGCAAAACGATAGTTTGCGGATTAGCACGCATAGACGGATGGGCAGTTGGTATCGTAGCCAATCAACGCGAAATTGTGAAAGCAAAAAAGCCTGCTGGTGCAATTGAAATGCAGATGGGTGGTGTTATTTACAGTGATTCGGCAGATAAAGCTGCACGCTTTATCATGAATTGTAACCAACAATTGATTCCTCTAGTCTTCTTACAAGATGTGACCGGATTTATGGTCGGCAGTCGATCAGAACAGGGCGGTATAATTAAAGATGGTGCTAAAATGGTCAATGCCATGGCAAATTCCGTAGTTCCAAAATTTACATTTATAATCGGGAACAGCTATGGTGCCGGAAATTATGCGATGTGTGGAAAGGCATATGACCCTCGATTAATCTATGCGTGGCCTACCGCACAAATAGCCGTTATGAGTGGCGCAGCAGCTGGCAATACTTTATTGCAAATTCAAGAATCAGCATTAAAATCCAAAGGGGTTAACATATCTGAAGAAGAAAAAAACAACTTGCTGGATGATATCAAAAAACGGTATAAAGAGCAACTCAGCCCATACTATGCCGCCGCAAGAATATGGGTGGACGGCGTAATTAGACCTGATGAAACCAGAAACGTAATCAGCCTTGGTATAGAAGCTGCCAATCACAATCCAATAACAGAACGCTATAATGTAGGCGTAATACAAACCTGA
- a CDS encoding heme ABC transporter ATP-binding protein translates to MLHVQSLSYEIKGRPILRDIDISIQKGEFYAIVGANGAGKTSLLRMLASDLKPNKGEILFKGKPLRSYSLKELAYARAFLHQSNSMAMAFTVEEVVRMGRYHLKASQEQHDLAITECMRICEVEDLAERKIQQLSGGEQQRVHFARVLAQVWDQKDVLLLLDEPVASMDIQFQHQTLAIAKALTAVGFSVVAILHELNLVAQYADRVLMLKSGRKWWEGAPIEVLKPENIYAVFGVQTKVITDIATLTPSVQACTVHYSAARFNSNYKHELAMELKEKYESYKKDNPKARIYDCAKALAVSEAQLLLTQLSDDVVLLKNDIWAILQELPRLGHVMALTRNDACVHERKGIYPTPSNEGHVVLFHNDDIDLRIFIQSWAYSFAVKVKDLWSVQFFDTAGLAVHKVYLTKESDSIHVYEELVHAYRAEDQSYFTIQAPTALSDISVPDTEIHIDQFQEDWLKMKDSHEFFGLLRKHNLQRTQALRLAPDGFAEQLAADRFFEILNQASVQEVPVMVFVSNKGCIQIHSGLITKLVTMDNWFNVLDTNFNLHLNIDAIDQIWLVRKPSTDGDVHALEVYDKKGNLIVQLFGKRKPGIPELESWRSLLQVQKIEN, encoded by the coding sequence ATGCTACACGTACAGTCATTGTCATATGAAATTAAAGGTCGCCCAATTTTAAGAGATATCGATATTTCTATTCAAAAAGGAGAATTTTACGCAATTGTTGGAGCAAATGGTGCTGGTAAAACATCGTTGTTACGTATGCTTGCTTCCGACCTGAAACCCAATAAAGGTGAGATTTTGTTTAAAGGCAAACCTTTACGTTCGTATTCCCTGAAGGAGTTGGCTTATGCACGTGCTTTCCTACATCAATCCAATAGTATGGCTATGGCATTTACAGTGGAGGAGGTGGTTCGTATGGGACGTTATCATTTAAAAGCTTCTCAAGAGCAGCATGATCTCGCTATTACGGAGTGCATGCGTATATGTGAGGTTGAAGATCTAGCGGAAAGGAAAATACAACAATTATCTGGAGGGGAGCAACAACGTGTGCATTTTGCACGGGTACTGGCACAAGTTTGGGATCAAAAAGATGTTTTGCTTTTGCTCGATGAACCTGTGGCTAGTATGGATATTCAATTTCAACATCAGACGCTTGCGATTGCAAAAGCCTTGACCGCTGTAGGTTTTAGTGTCGTGGCGATTCTACATGAGTTGAATCTTGTAGCGCAATATGCAGATCGTGTGTTGATGCTTAAATCGGGAAGAAAGTGGTGGGAAGGAGCCCCAATAGAGGTGCTCAAACCTGAAAATATATATGCCGTATTCGGTGTGCAAACAAAAGTGATAACAGATATAGCAACATTAACACCATCTGTTCAGGCTTGTACGGTACACTATTCGGCAGCAAGATTTAATTCAAATTATAAACATGAATTGGCTATGGAATTAAAAGAAAAATACGAAAGTTATAAAAAAGACAACCCAAAGGCAAGGATATATGACTGTGCCAAGGCGCTTGCTGTAAGCGAGGCACAACTCTTATTAACACAATTGTCTGATGACGTCGTTTTATTAAAAAATGATATATGGGCTATTCTGCAGGAATTACCTCGTTTAGGGCATGTCATGGCGCTGACGCGCAATGATGCTTGTGTACACGAGCGAAAAGGGATTTACCCTACGCCTTCTAACGAGGGGCATGTAGTACTCTTTCATAATGATGATATTGATCTGCGCATCTTTATCCAAAGTTGGGCATATTCATTTGCTGTCAAAGTCAAAGACCTGTGGAGTGTTCAGTTTTTTGATACAGCAGGGTTGGCGGTTCATAAAGTTTACTTAACAAAGGAGTCGGACAGCATTCATGTTTATGAAGAATTAGTGCATGCCTACCGCGCTGAAGACCAATCGTATTTTACGATTCAGGCACCTACAGCATTAAGTGATATTTCCGTTCCAGATACTGAAATTCACATCGATCAATTTCAAGAGGATTGGCTAAAAATGAAAGATAGTCACGAATTTTTTGGCCTTTTGAGGAAACATAACCTGCAGCGTACACAGGCTTTACGCTTAGCACCGGATGGGTTTGCCGAACAATTGGCAGCAGATAGATTTTTTGAAATATTGAATCAAGCTTCAGTGCAAGAAGTTCCTGTGATGGTTTTTGTGAGTAATAAAGGATGTATTCAAATACACTCTGGTCTTATCACTAAACTGGTAACGATGGACAATTGGTTTAATGTGCTAGATACTAATTTCAATCTGCACCTCAATATAGACGCAATCGATCAAATCTGGTTGGTCCGTAAACCATCGACAGATGGCGATGTGCATGCATTGGAAGTGTACGACAAAAAAGGAAATCTGATTGTTCAACTTTTTGGTAAGCGAAAACCAGGTATTCCCGAGTTGGAATCTTGGAGATCACTGCTACAAGTACAAAAAATAGAAAATTAA